A stretch of the Perca fluviatilis chromosome 17, GENO_Pfluv_1.0, whole genome shotgun sequence genome encodes the following:
- the LOC120545309 gene encoding uncharacterized protein LOC120545309, with protein sequence MASTPRRRRRMSIVIPPDLSELMDQVKELAVPFVREFDSSEPKMQEIEGEFRNIAEVRKMQKRTDKNALAIAGAVIGGLGIRAGVGIGAAVGIGLLVFAAPFTEGASLAAVAPLAVAAGAVAGGAVVAGVNSIKTMKANRSIKKVKKLAKDFKEITEPLKIDLEEIKRTCEKLEQRSAGLQAGITLTDMEDFQRILRRVSELAERSGEVLSAAVKVMSSIDVKVFRVTATPEEDKKLTDSIIQSADRCQEVVVKFDQMKKELKDFTEK encoded by the coding sequence ATGGCTTCAAcaccaagaagaagaagaagaatgagcATAGTCATACCTCCTGATCTGTCTGAATTAATGGACCAAGTCAAAGAACTTGCAGTCCCATTCGTCAGAGAGTTTGACAGCAGTGAACCAAAGATGCAAGAGATTGAAGGAGAGTTTAGGAACATCGCTGAAGTCAGAAAGATGCAGAAGAGAACAGATAAAAATGCATTAGCAATAGCAGGCGCTGTTATTGGAGGATTAGGAATACGAGCAGGAGTAGGAATAGGAGCAGCAGTAGGAATAGGACTCCTGGTCTTTGCAGCTCCGTTCACTGAGGGGGCGAGTTTAGCAGCAGTAGCACCGTTAGCAGTAGCAGCAGGAGCTGTAGCAGGAGGAGCTGTGGTTGCTGGTgtaaattcaataaaaacaatgaaagcGAACAGAAGTataaagaaagtgaaaaagctGGCGAAAGACTTTAAGGAGATCACTGAACCGCTGAAGATTGACCTGGAAGAAATAAAGAGGACGTGTGAGAAGTTGGAGCAAAGATCAGCTGGACTTCAGGCTGGAATCACTCTGACAGACATGGAGGACTTTCAGAGGATTCTGAGACGAGTTTCTGAACTGGCAGAAAGGAGTGGAGAAGTTTTGTCTGCAGCTGTAAAAGTGATGAGTTCCATAGATGTGAAAGTCTTCAGAGTCACAGCGACCCCTGAAGAGGATAAAAAGTTAACGGACTCCATCATCCAGTCAGCTGATCGCTGTCAGGAGGTCGTTGTCAAGTTTGATCAGATGAAGAAAGAACTCAAAGACTTCactgaaaaataa